Proteins encoded within one genomic window of Mya arenaria isolate MELC-2E11 chromosome 13, ASM2691426v1:
- the LOC128213924 gene encoding beta-1,3-galactosyltransferase 5-like, with the protein MSKSASRPSFLQSISRTLVSVELITDMRPSRSQRQASRRVILKASITSVILLSIAFIITYSVILTYVSNKVPLMRHQDSSSSEKSKSGKRTKLVARPLGVLNKEDVLKFVKSNVVKWNVKDYNDVTSKKPVCEKDSKVVILITSAPDNLSRRQSIRNTWCSPQQFNFTRTPWLCVFLLGNVVNRSESLASESLLYHDILLGSYVDSYRNLTIKIMHGLDWVRQSCPTDFVLKTDDDVYVNTLLLHTLVTNYTQPKNMYIGLVMQTESRLTVIRNPDNRWHVSMDEYPHDHYPPYASGMGYVLSLDVVNKIVDASQYISPFANEDAYVGVLINQVGVSPLRSGRFTLTGSGLRKCNLLYLVVIHHVSAEEQYDFLQTHNEALQTCHHTMEVTENMWS; encoded by the coding sequence ATGTCGAAATCAGCATCACGGCCAAGTTTCCTTCAGTCCATTTCAAGAACTCTTGTATCCGTAGAGTTGATAACGGATATGAGACCATCACGGTCCCAACGACAAGCATCTCGAAGGGTTATACTCAAAGCGAGTATAACGTCAGTGATTCTGTTGTCAATTGCTTTCATAATCACATACAGTGTGATATTGACGTATGTTAGCAATAAAGTTCCATTGATGAGGCACCAAGATTCATCATCCTCAGAAAAGTCCAAGTCCGGAAAGAGAACTAAGCTTGTTGCCCGCCCATTGGGAGTGTTGAATAAAGAAGATGTGctcaaatttgtaaaaagtaaTGTTGTGAAATGGAATGTTAAAGATTACAATGATGTAACTAGTAAAAAGCCTGTTTGTGAGAAAGATAGTAAAGTTGTTATACTCATTACCTCAGCACCAGATAATTTAAGCCGAAGACAATCGATACGTAATACATGGTGCAGTCCCCAGCAGTTCAACTTCACCCGGACTCCTTGGCTGTGTGTATTTCTCTTGGGAAATGTTGTGAATAGATCTGAATCGCTTGCTTCAGAATCTCTTTTATATCATGATATTCTTTTAGGCAGCTATGTTGATTCTTACCGGAATCTTACAATAAAGATTATGCATGGTTTGGACTGGGTCCGACAGTCGTGTCCGAcagattttgttttgaaaacagatGATGATGTGTATGTGAATACTTTACTGCTACATACTCTGGTGACGAATTATACTCAAccaaaaaacatgtacataggGCTAGTTATGCAGACTGAAAGTCGCCTTACTGTGATACGTAATCCAGATAACCGGTGGCATGTATCAATGGATGAATATCCACACGACCATTACCCACCGTATGCAAGTGGGATGGGCTACGTTCTCTCATTAGAtgttgtaaacaaaattgtgGATGCCAGTCAATATATATCCCCGTTTGCCAACGAGGACGCATATGTTGGTGTTCTAATCAACCAAGTGGGTGTGTCTCCATTGAGAAGTGGTAGATTTACTCTAACTGGCTCAGGCTTACGGAAGTGTAATTTGTTGTACCTCGTGGTTATACATCACGTATCGGCTGAAGAACAGTATGATTTCCTACAAACACACAATGAAGCTTTACAAACGTGCCATCACACAATGGAAGTGACAGAAAACATGTGGTCCTAG